The following are from one region of the Thermoplasma sp. Kam2015 genome:
- a CDS encoding sodium:calcium antiporter: MKRPHSIELFSSLTVLSILIILYNTHSIFLIVSFFLISLLILVLSGDTFFDNAVPMFREMGIGDMYAGTIFIGLASVLDEIALSVSSLIFRHPEIGIGAVEGSNFITMIFFTAIVALIYLKVVRSFMIDMTIIIALAVISIGLSIVYNYIPWYLSTLLFVPFIIYVSVKAKGNRDPDEKNMHSYSAVLLILAFVLIFISSDVLVRSTIEIARYTGISAIALSVYGIGLISSLPEIIMILVSLMGGRKTVSMGIFTGSTVYKMSLIPGFIALAEPTGFREVFYLLLAMLIMSSFVLTVGMITGRKYRKNGS, encoded by the coding sequence TTGAAGAGGCCGCATTCCATTGAACTGTTTTCTTCCCTCACCGTATTATCTATACTGATAATTTTATATAATACTCATTCTATTTTTCTGATCGTATCATTTTTCCTGATCTCGCTCCTAATACTTGTGCTTTCGGGCGATACCTTCTTTGACAACGCCGTGCCGATGTTCAGGGAAATGGGCATTGGAGACATGTATGCAGGTACGATCTTCATTGGCCTAGCGTCTGTTCTGGATGAGATTGCGCTTTCAGTATCATCACTGATCTTTCGTCATCCGGAGATAGGAATAGGCGCTGTGGAAGGTTCCAATTTCATAACAATGATCTTCTTCACTGCCATAGTTGCGCTGATCTATCTCAAGGTAGTGAGATCCTTCATGATCGACATGACGATAATAATAGCTTTAGCAGTGATTTCAATTGGTTTATCGATAGTATATAACTATATTCCATGGTATCTGAGTACATTACTGTTTGTTCCTTTCATAATCTACGTCTCTGTCAAGGCCAAAGGAAACAGGGATCCGGATGAAAAAAACATGCATAGTTATTCAGCTGTACTGTTAATATTAGCTTTTGTACTGATATTCATATCTTCAGATGTTCTGGTGAGAAGCACCATAGAGATAGCCAGATACACCGGAATCAGCGCAATTGCATTGAGTGTCTATGGTATAGGACTTATATCATCCCTTCCAGAGATCATAATGATCCTTGTTTCGCTGATGGGCGGCAGGAAGACCGTCAGCATGGGCATATTCACAGGCAGTACGGTGTATAAGATGAGCCTGATACCCGGTTTCATAGCTTTGGCTGAGCCAACAGGCTTCAGAGAGGTATTTTACCTCCTTCTGGCGATGCTGATCATGTCTTCATTTGTCCTCACGGTGGGCATGATCACGGGTAGAAAGTACAGAAAAAATGGATCCTGA
- the speD gene encoding adenosylmethionine decarboxylase — protein MEVGVGIHIIADFYGVDSELIATTERMFPIIEGAVEYGRLTKISSDYYQFRPRGASGIVLLAESHLSFHTWPEYGLVTLDIYTCGDPKTADDAFAYLVDKLRPTSISTRKIIRGDMIEEAGENQIEEAAFH, from the coding sequence ATGGAAGTGGGAGTAGGAATTCATATCATTGCAGATTTCTACGGGGTGGATTCAGAACTGATAGCTACTACAGAACGCATGTTTCCTATCATAGAGGGCGCTGTAGAGTACGGTCGGCTTACTAAGATATCATCTGACTATTACCAGTTCCGGCCGAGGGGTGCCAGCGGTATAGTGCTTCTTGCAGAGTCGCATCTTTCTTTTCATACCTGGCCAGAATATGGCTTGGTGACGCTAGATATATATACATGCGGCGATCCCAAGACTGCAGATGATGCTTTTGCTTATCTTGTTGATAAGCTGAGACCAACGTCAATTTCCACGAGAAAGATTATACGTGGTGATATGATAGAGGAGGCGGGAGAGAACCAGATTGAAGAGGCCGCATTCCATTGA
- a CDS encoding transcriptional regulator, translating into MLPKPDQINQIIVLLNIYHGRRKPSEIAKDMDITLQGVIYHIKNMQKEGFIDNENRITKKGFDFLYRQLSDMREFITSNIKDLDSVMIWEAIAAEDINSGSTVYLRMKGGYLYAYLSGDGARGRAVNGAKAGGLLGITDLSGMIDVNIGRLSIVVIPDELNDEVKEKLKDIMAKVPSDLRAAIGEAGYVALRNVGVEPDIEYAPLAAAFEACVRGQNVMVVTSRRRLHYSMAEIPQLENRYNPVKANILELS; encoded by the coding sequence ATGCTGCCCAAACCGGATCAGATCAATCAGATAATAGTGCTTTTGAATATATATCATGGAAGACGCAAGCCATCAGAGATAGCCAAGGACATGGATATAACACTCCAGGGCGTCATATATCATATCAAAAATATGCAAAAGGAGGGTTTCATAGATAACGAAAACAGGATAACAAAGAAAGGCTTCGATTTCCTGTACAGGCAGCTTTCTGATATGAGGGAATTCATAACATCCAATATAAAGGATCTGGACAGCGTTATGATCTGGGAGGCAATAGCCGCTGAAGATATAAATTCAGGATCAACAGTCTACCTCAGAATGAAAGGCGGTTATCTATATGCATATCTCTCTGGCGATGGAGCCAGGGGAAGGGCTGTAAATGGTGCGAAGGCTGGAGGACTTCTTGGTATAACCGATCTGTCTGGCATGATAGACGTGAATATAGGCAGGCTGTCGATAGTCGTTATACCGGACGAGCTGAATGATGAGGTGAAGGAAAAATTGAAGGATATCATGGCCAAGGTACCTTCCGATCTTCGTGCTGCCATTGGAGAGGCTGGATACGTTGCCCTTAGGAATGTGGGTGTCGAGCCAGATATTGAATATGCCCCTCTTGCCGCTGCGTTTGAAGCATGCGTGAGGGGTCAAAACGTCATGGTTGTGACCTCCAGGAGGCGACTGCACTATTCCATGGCTGAAATACCGCAGCTCGAAAATCGTTATAATCCCGTTAAAGCCAATATCTTGGAACTCTCATGA
- a CDS encoding UbiA-like polyprenyltransferase: protein MNFKDIVEFIKLEHTVFDLPFIFTGYVLAAGRYVYPLKILLILIAAVSARASAMSINRIEGLRYDLINPRKKDWALVSGRMSKSEAIALTVLFVAIFELTTFLLNRLVLILSPVVIFLFLTDPLLKRYTAWRHIYMGSTIGVGILAGYLAVLPIFPRDPTIYLIFIGSSFWIAGFDVIYVIPDMEYDRINGLKTLMVKYGLKRGLQISVAFHIVTLISFWVVLFYIRTYWYLVAMILISFLVIYQHIILDPSRPETVRKSFFNANSFIGFIYLLSLILTIIYPIRV, encoded by the coding sequence ATGAACTTCAAGGATATTGTTGAATTCATAAAACTGGAGCATACTGTGTTCGATCTTCCATTCATATTCACAGGTTATGTCCTTGCTGCCGGGAGATACGTATACCCATTGAAGATACTGCTTATACTCATAGCGGCCGTATCTGCTAGGGCATCCGCAATGTCCATAAATAGGATAGAGGGCCTTCGCTATGATCTGATAAATCCACGGAAGAAGGACTGGGCGCTTGTCTCAGGAAGGATGTCAAAATCTGAGGCAATAGCACTCACCGTATTATTCGTAGCCATATTCGAGCTAACAACATTTCTGCTCAACAGGCTTGTGCTTATACTCTCACCTGTCGTCATCTTTCTCTTTCTAACGGATCCATTGCTTAAAAGATACACAGCGTGGAGGCACATATACATGGGATCCACGATAGGCGTCGGCATTCTGGCTGGCTATCTGGCAGTACTTCCAATCTTCCCAAGAGACCCTACAATATATCTCATATTCATAGGATCATCATTCTGGATAGCCGGTTTTGACGTGATATACGTCATACCCGATATGGAATATGACAGGATCAATGGCCTAAAGACGCTGATGGTAAAATATGGATTGAAGCGAGGCCTGCAAATATCAGTTGCATTTCACATAGTTACGCTGATCTCGTTCTGGGTGGTTCTGTTCTATATAAGAACATACTGGTATCTGGTGGCGATGATCCTGATAAGCTTCCTTGTCATATACCAGCACATCATACTGGACCCGTCGAGGCCAGAAACGGTAAGGAAATCATTTTTCAATGCCAATTCATTCATAGGCTTTATCTATCTGCTTTCTCTGATACTTACCATAATATATCCTATAAGGGTATGA
- a CDS encoding menaquinone biosynthesis decarboxylase — protein MLFDDLHEYLDFLAKKNDLMMVNDPVDPDLELTYMLSEEERTGRGRTLQFNNVKGSEVPAVGNLFSTYDKMKTILGDDPYQIGRRIVEIAQPPGDSESFIGKGIEMMRELGGLRPKITNSLPSNYDELDRVDLFRYPICRTWPQDAGRFITLPLVITKDPETGVRNMGMYRMQVYDAETTGMHWHIHKGGSENFQKEAEKHEIMDVAVVIGSDPLTVFSAVAPLPNGIDEFMFRGLVSKKRFDLVKGKTVNVEYPRNFEIVLEGYIDPAETRIEGPFGDHTGYYSLEEQFPVFHIKKIIERRDRIYPTTIVGKLWHEDVIMGKTIERMFLPLIQMVMPEVVDINTMEEAVFHNMVIVSIKKRYPGHAKKVMFGLWGMGQMMFSKIIVVVDDDINVHNRKEVIWAMTTRIDPDRDVIIIPGTVTDSLDHASPIFNYGSKMGIDATKKRADEGYQRRWPDVLEMPKEIENKVREIMRKNGLSQ, from the coding sequence ATGCTGTTCGATGATCTGCATGAATACTTGGATTTTCTCGCAAAGAAGAACGATCTCATGATGGTGAATGATCCGGTTGATCCGGATCTTGAGCTCACATACATGCTGAGTGAAGAGGAAAGGACAGGGCGTGGTCGCACATTACAGTTCAACAATGTTAAGGGAAGCGAAGTTCCTGCAGTCGGAAATCTTTTTTCGACCTACGATAAAATGAAAACCATTCTGGGCGACGACCCATATCAGATCGGCCGCAGGATCGTGGAGATCGCTCAGCCGCCAGGTGACAGCGAAAGCTTCATAGGGAAGGGCATAGAGATGATGAGGGAGCTAGGTGGTCTGAGGCCCAAGATAACAAACAGCCTTCCGTCCAATTATGATGAGCTTGACAGGGTGGATCTGTTTCGCTATCCAATATGCAGGACATGGCCTCAAGATGCGGGAAGATTCATAACTTTGCCTCTGGTTATAACCAAGGATCCGGAGACAGGAGTGAGGAACATGGGAATGTACAGGATGCAGGTGTACGATGCTGAGACCACTGGTATGCACTGGCACATACACAAGGGAGGCTCAGAGAATTTCCAGAAGGAGGCTGAGAAGCACGAGATAATGGATGTTGCGGTGGTGATAGGATCGGATCCACTGACGGTGTTCTCGGCTGTAGCCCCCCTTCCAAACGGCATTGATGAATTCATGTTCCGGGGTCTTGTGTCAAAGAAACGTTTCGATCTTGTCAAGGGGAAGACCGTCAATGTTGAATACCCAAGAAACTTCGAAATCGTGCTCGAAGGTTATATAGATCCGGCGGAAACCAGAATAGAGGGGCCATTCGGGGATCACACCGGTTATTATTCCCTTGAGGAACAGTTTCCGGTGTTCCATATAAAGAAGATCATAGAACGCAGGGACAGGATATACCCAACCACCATAGTTGGAAAGCTATGGCATGAAGATGTGATCATGGGTAAGACCATAGAGAGGATGTTTCTGCCGCTGATACAGATGGTTATGCCAGAGGTTGTAGATATTAATACCATGGAGGAGGCCGTATTCCACAACATGGTTATAGTTTCCATAAAGAAGCGGTATCCAGGCCACGCAAAGAAGGTCATGTTCGGTCTATGGGGCATGGGCCAGATGATGTTTTCAAAGATAATAGTGGTGGTTGATGACGACATAAATGTGCATAACAGGAAGGAGGTGATCTGGGCAATGACTACCAGAATCGATCCGGATCGGGACGTGATCATCATACCCGGAACAGTCACGGACAGTCTGGATCATGCCTCACCGATATTCAATTACGGTTCCAAGATGGGCATAGATGCAACGAAGAAGAGAGCGGATGAAGGATACCAGCGCCGCTGGCCAGATGTGCTCGAGATGCCTAAGGAGATAGAAAACAAAGTACGCGAGATCATGAGGAAGAACGGTCTCTCGCAGTGA